A window from Heteronotia binoei isolate CCM8104 ecotype False Entrance Well chromosome 15, APGP_CSIRO_Hbin_v1, whole genome shotgun sequence encodes these proteins:
- the LOC132583273 gene encoding vomeronasal type-2 receptor 26-like, which yields MGHFSHSAGTYVKTKFYQHVLALVFAVFEINEDPTILPNITLGFHIHDSTYDPKWIYRPTLDLLFTTAELVPNYKCGYQKKMAGIIGGYSSETTSDMATLLSRYKIPQLSFGSFESDVDVPTSRSSFYRMFPKEALQYEGIVRLLLHFRWRWVGLITLDDKRGDRFLQTLEPMLSRNGICAAFTEKASEQIPWDDILFLNKYLYSSNAKFLDSEANAIVIYGGSGAFIWLVAVIFMPTMLMNLTGADYGERSSTGKVWITTAQMDFTLTPFQKAFDIETFHGALSFSMHSKPIGGFHRFLQLLKPSQAKGDGFIKDFWEQVFDCAFPGSVNSGKTCTEEEKLETVPAPFFEMRMTSHSYGIYNAVYALAHALHILGSSRINHRAMETGGSLASLDVPPWKLHTLLQTMAFNNSAGDEVAFNEHGELKGGFDITNMIAFPNKSYVRVKIGRLDPQVPRSQRVIIDQDEIKWNRHLPQVPPSSLCNENCKLGYSKRKKEGKKFCCYDCDLCPEGKMSDKEDMDYCIPCSEGHYPNQEQNHCLPKIPNFLSFREPMSIILAFFALLLSLITALVILSFIKYRDTPIVKANNRTLTYILLVSIFLSFLCSLLFIEQPDKVTCLLRQVTFAIIFSVAVSSILAKTVTVIVVFMASKPGNLFQKWVGKELAHCIVISCSFVQVSICAVWLGSFPPFPDIDKHSLSREVIMQCNEGSVTMFYCALGYIGFLATICFIVAFIARKLPDSFNEAKFITFSMLVFCSVWLSFVPTYLSTKGKDTVAVEIFSILASSAGLLGCIFLPKCYVILLRPELNTRELLIRKKH from the exons ATGGGTCATTTCTCTCATTCAGCTGGGACCTA CGTGAAAACAAAGTTCTACCAGCATGTCCTGGCCTTGGTGTTTGCCGTCTTTGAGATCAATGAGGACCCCACCATCTTGCCCAACATTACTCTTGGGTTCCACATCCATGACTCCACCTATGATCCAAAATGGATTTACAGACCCACCCTGGACCTGCTCTTCACCACAGCTGAACTTGTCCCAAACTACAAATGTGGCTACCAGAAAAAAATGGCTGGCATAATTGGGGGCTATAGTTCTGAAACCACATCAGACATGGCGACTCTCTTAAGTCGTTACAAGATCCCACAG CTGTCATTTGGCTCCTTTGAATCGGATGTGGATGTCCCAACCAGTCGGTCATCTTTTTACCGCATGTTCCCCAAGGAAGCCCTTCAGTATGAGGGGATTGTCCGCTTACTTCTGCATTTCAGGTGGAGATGGGTTGGGCTCATCACTCTGGATGACAAAAGGGGAGATCGTTTCTTGCAGACTTTGGAGCCAATGCTTTCCAGGAATGGAATCTGTGCAGCCTTCACAGAAAAGGCTTCAGAACAGATCCCCTGGGATGACATACTCTTTCTGAACAAATATCTATACAGTAGTAATGCAAAGTTCTTGGACAGCGAAGCCAATGCAATTGTCATCTATGGAGGAAGTGGAGCATTTATTTGGCTGGTGGCTGTTATCTTCATGCCCACGATGCTGATGAATCTCACAGGGGCTGACTACGGGGAGAGGTCCTCTACAGGAAAAGTGTGGATTACAACCGCCCAGATGGATTTTACACTCACCCCTTTTCAAAAGGCGTTTGATATAGAGACATTCCATGGTGCTCTTTCCTTCTCAATGCATTCCAAGCCCATCGGAGGCTTCCATAGATTTCTTCAACTTCTAAAACCTTCCCAGGCAAAGGGGGATGGCTTTATCAAGGACTTCTGGGAGCAAGTGTTTGACTGTGCATTCCCAGGTTCTGTTAACTCTGGTAAGACATGCACCGAAGAGGAGAAGCTGGAGACTGTCCCagcacctttttttgaaatgagGATGACCAGCCACAGCTACGGTATATATAATGCTGTCTATGCCCTTGCGCACGCCCTACACATCTTGGGCTCATCTAGAATCAACCACAGAGCAATGGAGACTGGAGGCAGCTTGGCTTCTTTGGATGTGCCACCTTGGAAG CTCCACacccttcttcagacaatggCTTTCAACAACAGCGCTGGAGATGAAGTGGCCTTCAATGAACACGGAGAATTGAAAGGTGGATTTGATATTACCAACATGATCGCTTTTCCAAATAAGTCCTATGTCAGAGTCAAGATCGGGAGGCTGGATCCTCAGGTTCCCCGTAGTCAACGAGTGATAATTGATCAGGATGAGATTAAGTGGAATAGGCACCTTCCACAG GTGCCTCCTTCCTCCCTGTGTAATGAGAACTGCAAACTTGGTTAcagcaagagaaagaaggaagggaagaagttcTGCTGCTACGATTGTGATCTGTGTCCAGAAGGGAAAATGTCAGACAAAGAAG acATGGATTATTGCATCCCTTGCTCTGAAGGTCATTATCCAAACCAAGAacaaaaccactgccttcccaagatccCAAACTTTCTTTCATTTCGTGAGCCGATGAGCATTATTTTAGCCTTTTTTGCTCTTCTCCTGTCTCTGATAACAGCTCTGGTgattctgtcctttataaaatacCGGGACACTCCCATCGTTAAAGCCAACAATCGGACCCTCACCTACATTCTGCTagtctccattttcctttctttcctctgctCCTTGCTCTTCATCGAGCAGCCTGACAAGGTGACCTGCCTCCTCCGACAAGTGACTTTTGCCATCATCTTCTCCGTTGCTGTTTCTTCTATTCTGGCAAAAACCGTGACTGTCATTGTGGTGTTTATGGCATCCAAGCCAGGAAACCTTTTTCAGAAATGGGTGGGGAAAGAATTGGCACATTGTATTGTTATTTCTTGCTCCTTTGTTCAAGTTTCCATTTGTGCTGTTTGGCTTGGTTCTTTTCCGCCCTTCCCAGATATCGACAAGCATTCACTGAGTAGAGAAGTCATCATGCAATGCAATGAAGGGTCAGTCACCATGTTTTACTGTGCCTTGGGTTACATTGGATTCCTTGCCACCATCTGCTTCATTGTAGCTTTTATAGCCAGAAAGTTGCCTGACAGTTTCAACgaagccaagttcatcaccttcagcatgctggtcttttgcagtgtttggctgTCCTTTGTCCCCACCTACCTGAGCACGAAAGGAAAAGATACGGTGgccgtggagatcttctccatcttagcTTCCAGTGCTGGCTTGCTAGGCTGTATCTTTTTGCCCAAATGCTATGTCATTCTTCTTAGACCTGAGTTGAACACAAGAGAGCTGCTGATAAGGAAAAAACACTAA